One segment of Anguilla anguilla isolate fAngAng1 chromosome 1, fAngAng1.pri, whole genome shotgun sequence DNA contains the following:
- the si:dkey-229e3.2 gene encoding uncharacterized protein si:dkey-229e3.2 isoform X1 — protein sequence MNEPAILDSCDGNMSTNSVYDSSDFEDSLDFEDSPAQAVYAPVNAKLDNSFGEWTHFVEEDRWNQHHQRSSSSDLIDPLTESHLETSEHSTCAKEKIVESPSPWQIFHNSFPMVNTSEDAPTDEAEPLLQLLQKSPETSPLSSPALCDAASLWSCLSREPSGLRRSGASLCPHTLRGLRSALKIWENASSYPRNVPPAETSPVETSGVPPSPPAGPLIQTKLLAPPHHRDSPSFLYQISHQWVSKHNLRLQDHSHKKGFFF from the exons atgaatgaacCGGCAATTTTAGATAGCTGTGATGGAAACATGTCTACCAACTCAGTTTATGATTCCTCTGATTTTGAGGATTCCTTAGATTTTGAGGATTCACCTGCCCAGGCTGTTTACGCACCAGTCAACGCTAAGTTGGACAACTCATTTGGTGAATGGACGCATTTCGTTGAAGAGGACAGGTGGAACCAACATCACCAACGCTCATCTTCTTCTGACCTGATAGACCCATTGACCGAATCACATTTGGAAACCTCAGAACATTCAACGTGTGCCAAAGAAAAG ATTGTTGAATCCCCAAGTCCTTGGCAAATTTTTCACAATTCTTTTCCAATGGTGAACACATCAGAAGATGCACCCACCGATGAGGCGGAACCTCTGCTCCAGCTGTTGCAAAAATCACCGGAAACCTCTCCATTGAGCTCACCTGCGTTGTG TGACGCTGCCTCTCTGTGGAGCTGCCTATCGAGGGAGCCCAGTGGGCTGAGGAGGTCGGGGGCCAGTCTCTGCCCCCACACTCTCAGAGGCCTGCGCTCTGCCCTCAAAATCTGGGAAAATGCCAGCTCATACCCG CGGAACGTGCCTCCTGCTGAGACGAGCCCCGTGGAGACCAGTGGGGTGCCACCGAGTCCTCCTGCCGGCCCGTTGATCCAGACCAAG CTACTGGCACCTCCCCACCATCGAGACTCCCCAAGCTTCCTCTACCAGATCTCCCACCAATGGGTCTCCAAGCACAACCTACGTCTGCAAGATCACAGCCACAAAAAAGGCTTCTTCTTCTGA
- the si:dkey-229e3.2 gene encoding uncharacterized protein si:dkey-229e3.2 isoform X2, with amino-acid sequence MVNTSEDAPTDEAEPLLQLLQKSPETSPLSSPALCDAASLWSCLSREPSGLRRSGASLCPHTLRGLRSALKIWENASSYPRNVPPAETSPVETSGVPPSPPAGPLIQTKLLAPPHHRDSPSFLYQISHQWVSKHNLRLQDHSHKKGFFF; translated from the exons ATGGTGAACACATCAGAAGATGCACCCACCGATGAGGCGGAACCTCTGCTCCAGCTGTTGCAAAAATCACCGGAAACCTCTCCATTGAGCTCACCTGCGTTGTG TGACGCTGCCTCTCTGTGGAGCTGCCTATCGAGGGAGCCCAGTGGGCTGAGGAGGTCGGGGGCCAGTCTCTGCCCCCACACTCTCAGAGGCCTGCGCTCTGCCCTCAAAATCTGGGAAAATGCCAGCTCATACCCG CGGAACGTGCCTCCTGCTGAGACGAGCCCCGTGGAGACCAGTGGGGTGCCACCGAGTCCTCCTGCCGGCCCGTTGATCCAGACCAAG CTACTGGCACCTCCCCACCATCGAGACTCCCCAAGCTTCCTCTACCAGATCTCCCACCAATGGGTCTCCAAGCACAACCTACGTCTGCAAGATCACAGCCACAAAAAAGGCTTCTTCTTCTGA
- the si:dkey-177p2.6 gene encoding SERTA domain-containing protein 2, giving the protein MLGRGVKRKLSDCEEAMGAKDPALDLPYMQQRQLVLNLCLDKLQSCHTRAEPSLHRAVLLANTLRQIQEEMRREGWEPPAAPAPSPPHAATPLHTPSLPPVPSDCLAGDGSAADSDTSLCPPPSLLREEGGTQGERGPPACPGCTESEGQSVSSSSSASSSSSSSSSTFSTQPEESRTPDLLFSSFEITNSTSYLTDLAFDDIFEDIDTSMYDCSDFSSVLAYPPLRANGATPAADDGLKSFPSCTTASTLQLCLTDLNELDHIMEILVGS; this is encoded by the coding sequence ATGTTGGGGCGCGGAGTGAAGCGCAAGCTGAGCGACTGCGAGGAGGCGATGGGGGCGAAGGACCCGGCGCTGGACCTGCCCTACATGCAGCAGCGGCAGCTGGTCCTGAACCTGTGCCTGGACAAGCTGCAGAGCTGCCACACTCGGGCAGAGCCCAGCCTCCACCGCGCGGTGCTGCTGGCCAACACCCTGCGCCAGATCCAGGAGGAGATGCGGCGGGAGGGCTGGGAGCCGCCCGCCGcgcccgccccctcgcccccccacgCCGCCACGCCGCTGCACACCCCCAGCTTGCCGCCCGTGCCCTCAGACTGCCTCGCCGGGGACGGCTCCGCTGCGGACTCTGACACCAGCCTGTGCCCACCACCCTCCCTgctgagagaggagggtggcacgcagggggagagagggccaCCAGCCTGCCCGGGCTGCACCGAGAGCGAGGGGCAGAGcgtctcctcttcctcgtccgcCTCTtcgtcatcctcctcctcctcctccaccttctccaccCAACCAGAGGAGAGCAGGACACCAGACTTGCTGTTCAGCTCCTTTGAGATCACAAACTCAACCAGCTATCTGACAGATCTGGCCTTTGATGACATCTTTGAGGACATTGACACCTCCATGTACGACTGCTCTGACTTCTCCTCTGTCCTGGCGTACCCCCCACTGAGGGCCAACGGTGCCACCCCTGCAGCTGACGATGGCCTCAAGTCATTCCCTAGCTGTACCACAGCCAGCACCCTGCAGCTGTGTCTCACAGACCTGAACGAACTGGATCACATCATGGAGATCCTTGTGGGGTCATGA
- the cdca4 gene encoding cell division cycle-associated protein 4 isoform X4, whose amino-acid sequence MFPKGTKRKFSDAGDEATDEHPASVKMASSYNLQRQSLLDMSLIKLQLCHMLVEPNLCRSVLIANTVRQIQEEMTQDGSWQIMTEALNAAQNPTDRLVATEILCRPSARDQDEEPKPFSVIGYEGCHPEEVVVDDTLCSVSPETPSTYMPGSLGIGPCWEEEDLKETSEEEEDDDDEDCGLRSGEEEERLEEDSKTTEQVFGTFEIKNPVPSPDPALEELFSDVDASYYDLDTMLTGMQSTPKMGPYDLLESLSSHGPSSISSNSSCRPDLNELDHIMEIIVGS is encoded by the coding sequence ATGTTTCCAAAGGGCACGAAACGCAAATTTTCTGACGCTGGCGACGAAGCGACAGACGAGCACCCGGCGAGCGTCAAGATGGCGTCTTCCTACAACCTGCAGCGTCAGTCCCTGCTGGACATGTCTCTGATCAAGCTGCAGCTGTGCCACATGCTGGTGGAGCCCAACCTGTGCCGCTCGGTGCTCATCGCCAACACCGTCCGGCAGATCCAGGAGGAGATGACGCAGGACGGCAGCTGGCAGATCATGACCGAGGCCCTCAACGCCGCCCAGAACCCGACCGACCGCCTGGTCGCCACAGAGATCTTGTGCCGGCCGTCGGCGCGCGACCAGGACGAGGAGCCCAAGCCCTTCTCGGTCATCGGTTACGAGGGATGCCACCCGGAAGAGGTAGTCGTGGATGACACCTTGTGTTCCGTCTCCCCCGAGACACCTTCCACGTACATGCCCGGCAGCTTAGGCATCGGTCCCTGCTGGGAGGAAGAGGACCTGAAGGAGACcagcgaggaggaagaggacgacgacgacgagGACTGTGGTCTGAGAtcaggggaggaggaagagaggctGGAAGAGGACTCTAAGACCACAGAGCAGGTCTTTGGCACATTTGAGATCAAGAATCCTGTCCCCAGTCCAGACCCTGCTCTAGAGGAGCTCTTCTCAGATGTTGACGCCTCTTATTATGACTTGGACACCATGCTGACGGGTATGCAGAGCACACCCAAAATGGGACCTTACGACCTTCTGGAAAGTCTGTCCTCACACGGGCCATCATCCATCAGCTCCAACTCCAGCTGTCGGCCTGATCTTAATGAACTGGACCACATCATGGAGATCATTGTGGGCTCATAA
- the cdca4 gene encoding cell division cycle-associated protein 4 isoform X3, with translation MIPTSQDTHFLTKSLCPPSVKNNTPIRTNMFPKGTKRKFSDAGDEATDEHPASVKMASSYNLQRQSLLDMSLIKLQLCHMLVEPNLCRSVLIANTVRQIQEEMTQDGSWQIMTEALNAAQNPTDRLVATEILCRPSARDQDEEPKPFSVIGYEGCHPEEVVVDDTLCSVSPETPSTYMPGSLGIGPCWEEEDLKETSEEEEDDDDEDCGLRSGEEEERLEEDSKTTEQVFGTFEIKNPVPSPDPALEELFSDVDASYYDLDTMLTGMQSTPKMGPYDLLESLSSHGPSSISSNSSCRPDLNELDHIMEIIVGS, from the coding sequence AACGAACATGTTTCCAAAGGGCACGAAACGCAAATTTTCTGACGCTGGCGACGAAGCGACAGACGAGCACCCGGCGAGCGTCAAGATGGCGTCTTCCTACAACCTGCAGCGTCAGTCCCTGCTGGACATGTCTCTGATCAAGCTGCAGCTGTGCCACATGCTGGTGGAGCCCAACCTGTGCCGCTCGGTGCTCATCGCCAACACCGTCCGGCAGATCCAGGAGGAGATGACGCAGGACGGCAGCTGGCAGATCATGACCGAGGCCCTCAACGCCGCCCAGAACCCGACCGACCGCCTGGTCGCCACAGAGATCTTGTGCCGGCCGTCGGCGCGCGACCAGGACGAGGAGCCCAAGCCCTTCTCGGTCATCGGTTACGAGGGATGCCACCCGGAAGAGGTAGTCGTGGATGACACCTTGTGTTCCGTCTCCCCCGAGACACCTTCCACGTACATGCCCGGCAGCTTAGGCATCGGTCCCTGCTGGGAGGAAGAGGACCTGAAGGAGACcagcgaggaggaagaggacgacgacgacgagGACTGTGGTCTGAGAtcaggggaggaggaagagaggctGGAAGAGGACTCTAAGACCACAGAGCAGGTCTTTGGCACATTTGAGATCAAGAATCCTGTCCCCAGTCCAGACCCTGCTCTAGAGGAGCTCTTCTCAGATGTTGACGCCTCTTATTATGACTTGGACACCATGCTGACGGGTATGCAGAGCACACCCAAAATGGGACCTTACGACCTTCTGGAAAGTCTGTCCTCACACGGGCCATCATCCATCAGCTCCAACTCCAGCTGTCGGCCTGATCTTAATGAACTGGACCACATCATGGAGATCATTGTGGGCTCATAA